Proteins encoded by one window of Cyclobacteriaceae bacterium:
- a CDS encoding hemolysin family protein, producing MDPLLITLILISLVFSFFFSGIEIAFISANKLQLELQGKQGILSGKIFSKFIKKPSMFIGTTLIGNTIALVLYGIFMAQLLEPQLQFVLPDDVQNDATIMIIQTMLATVIVLFTAEFLPKSLFLINPNFMLTALAVPFNIMYYALFPVVIFIVSLSKFVITKIFRTEYSDEKPVFGLTDLNHYLKNMQRVKHEDEDIELDKKIFHNALEFKSVRVRECMIPRTEIVAVDVQDGIEKLRQAFVESGHSKILIYKESIDDVIGYCHSSELFKKPEKIEDILTSIIIVPETILANELMIRFINEQKSLAVVVDEFGGTSGLVSMEDVIEEIFGEIEDEHDEDDLTEQQLDKNTWLLSARLEIDYLNDAYGWSLPVGEYETLGGLILNYTENLPDAGETIYIPPFTFTVQSTLDNRIDTVLMTYQAED from the coding sequence ATGGATCCGCTGCTGATCACGTTGATCCTCATTTCATTGGTTTTTTCCTTCTTCTTTTCAGGAATAGAAATCGCCTTTATTTCGGCCAATAAGCTTCAGTTAGAACTGCAAGGAAAACAAGGCATTCTTTCGGGCAAAATCTTTTCGAAATTCATTAAGAAGCCTTCGATGTTTATCGGCACAACGCTGATCGGTAACACCATCGCCCTTGTGTTGTATGGAATTTTTATGGCCCAATTGCTGGAACCGCAACTTCAGTTCGTGCTTCCGGATGATGTGCAGAATGATGCAACCATCATGATTATACAAACCATGCTGGCAACCGTAATTGTTCTTTTTACAGCTGAGTTTCTCCCGAAGAGTTTATTCCTGATCAATCCGAATTTCATGCTTACGGCTTTGGCCGTTCCTTTCAACATCATGTATTACGCACTGTTTCCAGTGGTGATCTTCATCGTATCCCTATCCAAATTTGTCATCACTAAAATTTTCAGAACAGAATATTCCGATGAAAAGCCGGTGTTTGGTTTAACCGATTTGAATCATTACCTCAAAAACATGCAACGTGTAAAGCATGAGGATGAAGACATTGAACTGGATAAAAAGATTTTTCACAACGCCTTGGAATTTAAGTCGGTGCGTGTGCGCGAATGCATGATACCCCGAACAGAGATCGTAGCGGTTGACGTACAGGATGGAATTGAAAAACTTCGTCAGGCTTTTGTGGAAAGCGGGCACTCAAAAATTCTTATTTACAAAGAAAGTATTGACGATGTAATCGGGTATTGCCACTCTTCAGAGTTGTTCAAAAAACCAGAAAAAATTGAAGACATCCTCACGTCCATCATCATCGTGCCCGAAACCATTCTCGCCAACGAGCTGATGATTCGTTTCATCAACGAGCAAAAAAGCCTGGCGGTTGTGGTAGATGAATTTGGAGGCACTTCCGGCTTGGTGAGCATGGAAGATGTGATTGAAGAAATTTTTGGGGAGATTGAAGACGAACACGATGAGGATGACCTGACTGAGCAACAACTGGATAAAAATACGTGGCTGCTGAGTGCGCGCCTCGAAATTGATTACCTAAATGATGCTTATGGCTGGTCCCTTCCAGTTGGGGAATACGAAACCTTGGGAGGGCTTATTCTCAATTACACCGAGAATCTTCCGGATGCCGGAGAAACCATTTACATACCCCCGTTTACGTTTACCGTGCAATCTACCCTCGACAATCGCATCGATACGGTGTTGATGACTTACCAAGCCGAGGATTAG
- the lptC gene encoding LPS export ABC transporter periplasmic protein LptC — MLRKIYIAFALLYLFGCGKGELTQPVEYDGPYREAENVELFYSENQAVKVKMLADRVYEYQSGDREFPKGIYLEFFGEDGTLTSTLRANFAYYTKKDNLWKATGKVEVINLDKNEQLNTEELFWKPEKEEIYTDKFVTIRMQTEVIYGEGLEAKQDMSAYTIKKPQGEFTIEEGEPATIQRQ, encoded by the coding sequence ATGCTTAGAAAAATTTACATAGCGTTTGCACTGCTTTACCTTTTCGGTTGTGGAAAAGGAGAATTGACGCAGCCCGTAGAATATGACGGTCCGTATCGTGAAGCTGAGAATGTAGAATTATTCTATAGCGAAAATCAAGCGGTTAAAGTAAAAATGCTGGCCGATAGGGTATACGAATACCAGAGTGGTGATCGGGAATTCCCGAAAGGTATCTACCTGGAGTTCTTTGGCGAAGATGGCACGCTCACCTCTACGTTGCGCGCAAACTTTGCCTACTACACCAAGAAAGACAACCTCTGGAAAGCTACCGGTAAAGTTGAAGTGATAAACCTGGATAAGAACGAACAGCTTAACACCGAAGAGCTCTTTTGGAAACCTGAGAAAGAAGAGATTTACACCGACAAGTTTGTAACCATACGCATGCAAACGGAGGTGATTTATGGTGAAGGCCTGGAAGCCAAGCAAGACATGTCGGCTTACACCATCAAAAAGCCTCAAGGTGAATTTACCATTGAAGAAGGCGAGCCAGCAACCATACAACGGCAATAG
- a CDS encoding SurA N-terminal domain-containing protein — protein MAFIGTLRSKMGTWVVVFVFVAISAFVLGDLFSNNSFLFDDDSVGEIAGHTVTLNEYQQAVREREANYMMYFNRQPGDAEMPTLREQAWEMLILRHAIEPQFEKLGVTVTDDEMVDMITGKNINEGIKQSFTNPETGQFDRSLLSNYISNIKLAPEASPERMQWEIFQRDLQPGRQRIKYENLLIKSAYITSAEAEKEYHLQNDVAEIKYLYVPYFSVSDTAVTVSDADLKAYYNKNKEKYKSEHTRDMKVVNFEVVPSAEDSLSFREELSRLAADFKTAENDSIFALINADNAESAYTRYTASSLPESISLAEFTVGEVKGPLLDGGSYKLIKLSEIGKDTIFNARASHILIRWDDDSEASKKAAKEKAREILKDIKAGADFADKAREFGTDGTATRGGDLGWFSSGAMVKPFEEAVFAATKKGVLNDVVETDFGYHIIDVTETKDNNYYEVAVIDRDIIPSDASINNAIRKAEMFASELGSEKEFVERAQQEGYVVFEAKNVKPADRRVSNLGEARALVQWLFRDAEVDKVSEVFDLQDQYAVAVMTGEIEKGYKPLEVVKEEITPAVKNELKGKIITDKLNKLQGTLDEMAAAYGKDATVYTNSSLKLNTNTLTSAGFDPVAVGMAFSLEDGKRAAPYAGESGVLLIETQTKTSAPAVGDYTLFKTQLQQSAVNRNTSSIAEAIKQNAQIVDKRYKFY, from the coding sequence ATGGCATTTATTGGAACGTTGAGAAGTAAGATGGGCACCTGGGTGGTGGTTTTTGTATTTGTAGCCATCTCAGCCTTCGTTTTAGGCGATCTTTTCAGCAACAACTCTTTTCTCTTCGATGATGATTCTGTTGGCGAAATTGCTGGCCACACCGTTACCTTGAACGAATACCAGCAGGCAGTGCGCGAACGCGAGGCCAACTACATGATGTACTTCAACCGGCAGCCGGGCGATGCTGAAATGCCAACCCTGCGTGAGCAGGCTTGGGAAATGCTGATTCTCCGCCATGCCATTGAACCACAGTTCGAAAAATTGGGTGTAACCGTTACCGATGATGAAATGGTGGACATGATCACCGGTAAAAACATTAACGAAGGCATTAAGCAATCGTTTACCAATCCGGAAACCGGTCAGTTTGATCGTAGTCTATTGAGCAATTACATCTCCAACATCAAGCTGGCTCCGGAAGCTTCGCCTGAGCGCATGCAATGGGAAATCTTCCAACGTGATTTACAACCTGGTCGTCAGCGTATCAAATATGAAAACCTGTTAATCAAGAGTGCATACATCACCTCGGCAGAAGCCGAAAAAGAATATCACCTGCAAAACGATGTAGCTGAAATTAAATACCTGTATGTTCCTTACTTTTCAGTAAGCGATACCGCAGTAACGGTTAGTGATGCTGACTTGAAAGCCTATTACAACAAGAACAAAGAAAAATACAAGAGCGAGCACACCCGCGACATGAAAGTGGTAAACTTTGAAGTGGTACCCTCTGCTGAAGATTCGCTTTCTTTCCGCGAGGAATTGTCTCGTCTAGCTGCCGACTTCAAAACAGCAGAAAATGATTCCATTTTCGCATTGATCAATGCCGATAATGCGGAAAGTGCTTACACCCGCTATACCGCTTCTTCACTTCCTGAGAGCATCAGCTTAGCTGAATTCACCGTTGGAGAAGTGAAAGGTCCGCTTTTGGATGGGGGTTCATATAAGCTGATCAAGCTATCGGAAATAGGAAAAGACACCATTTTCAATGCACGCGCAAGTCACATCCTTATTCGTTGGGATGATGACAGTGAAGCCTCCAAAAAAGCAGCAAAGGAAAAAGCACGTGAAATTCTGAAAGACATTAAAGCAGGTGCCGATTTTGCAGACAAAGCACGCGAGTTCGGAACAGACGGTACAGCTACCCGCGGTGGTGACTTAGGTTGGTTCAGCAGCGGTGCTATGGTTAAACCCTTTGAAGAAGCTGTTTTTGCTGCTACGAAAAAAGGTGTGTTAAATGATGTTGTTGAAACCGATTTTGGATACCACATCATTGATGTAACGGAAACCAAGGACAACAACTATTATGAAGTTGCGGTTATTGATCGCGACATCATACCCAGTGATGCGTCCATCAACAATGCCATTCGCAAAGCCGAAATGTTCGCCAGCGAACTCGGCAGTGAGAAAGAATTTGTTGAACGCGCACAACAAGAAGGCTACGTGGTTTTTGAAGCTAAGAATGTAAAGCCGGCAGATCGCAGGGTAAGCAATTTGGGCGAAGCACGTGCCTTGGTACAATGGCTGTTCCGTGATGCAGAAGTTGACAAGGTTTCAGAAGTATTTGACCTTCAGGATCAGTATGCTGTAGCCGTAATGACTGGTGAAATTGAGAAAGGTTATAAGCCGCTTGAGGTTGTTAAAGAGGAAATTACACCGGCTGTTAAAAATGAGTTGAAAGGAAAAATTATTACCGATAAGCTTAACAAGCTTCAGGGAACCCTGGATGAAATGGCTGCAGCTTATGGCAAAGATGCTACGGTATACACCAATAGCAGCTTGAAGTTGAACACCAATACCCTCACCTCAGCTGGGTTCGATCCGGTAGCGGTAGGCATGGCATTTTCTCTTGAGGATGGTAAGCGCGCAGCACCTTATGCCGGTGAGAGTGGTGTACTACTGATTGAGACGCAAACCAAGACATCAGCTCCCGCTGTTGGCGACTACACCTTATTCAAAACCCAATTGCAGCAAAGCGCGGTGAATAGAAATACCAGCAGCATTGCAGAAGCAATAAAGCAAAACGCACAGATCGTTGATAAACGTTATAAGTTTTATTAA
- the rsmI gene encoding 16S rRNA (cytidine(1402)-2'-O)-methyltransferase, whose amino-acid sequence MTALASSLYIIPTPIGNLGDITLRALEVLKAVDLILAEDTRTSGKLLKHYSISRPLQSFHNFNEHKVVEGLVKRLQQGETMALVSDAGTPGISDPGFLIVRAALQADIKVECLPGATAFVPALVKSGLPCDRFVFEGFLPHKKGRQTLLKKLAEEERTMVFYESPHRLVKTLDQFKEYFGADRPASVSRELTKLYEETKNGSLEEVHAWFSAKEVKGEIVIVVGGKP is encoded by the coding sequence ATGACCGCACTTGCATCATCGCTATATATTATTCCAACTCCCATTGGCAATTTAGGGGATATTACCCTTCGCGCGTTGGAGGTGCTCAAAGCTGTTGATTTGATTTTGGCTGAAGATACACGCACCTCCGGAAAGTTGTTAAAGCATTACAGCATTAGCCGGCCGCTTCAAAGCTTTCATAATTTTAACGAACATAAAGTTGTTGAAGGACTGGTAAAGCGTTTGCAGCAAGGTGAAACAATGGCGCTGGTAAGTGATGCGGGAACACCGGGAATTTCCGATCCGGGCTTTTTGATTGTTCGGGCAGCCCTTCAGGCAGATATAAAAGTGGAATGCCTGCCAGGGGCGACAGCTTTTGTTCCGGCCCTTGTTAAATCTGGACTGCCCTGCGATCGTTTTGTGTTCGAAGGATTTTTACCACACAAGAAAGGCCGGCAAACGTTGCTAAAAAAATTGGCAGAAGAAGAGCGAACCATGGTGTTCTACGAATCACCACACCGGTTGGTAAAAACGTTGGATCAATTTAAAGAATATTTCGGGGCCGATCGGCCCGCATCCGTTTCGCGGGAATTGACGAAACTCTATGAAGAGACAAAAAACGGAAGCCTGGAGGAAGTTCATGCGTGGTTTTCGGCCAAAGAAGTAAAAGGAGAAATTGTAATTGTTGTAGGTGGAAAGCCTTAA
- a CDS encoding tetratricopeptide repeat protein, with the protein MMKKLVAPIFLFVALFVSLTPAFSQCKEWKFPEDPEMKAKAEEKISLYDDYRKNKEFAKAKPHLDWLLKNTPDLNTSIYINGAEIYQNLARAEKDNAKQNVLVDSLLLIHDLRIKYCGEEANVINRKALAAVIFWANESGKERFVLDLMDQAFKLNGNDILDGTLIPYMQVVRINKLKLKNLTDDEVLERYDVIQSILDTKIKLASSQGKNELVTRYRTWKEEVDKILFGLIEINCDFARTKLGPKFKQNPSDLGLAKKIFVFMLQDKCTDDPLWLEAAERIIQEEKDYGILKNVGIRYMAMENFSKASEKFKQALEVAPGNSEKADILIYQGTIESRNGSKSAARDLFRQALAADPSKKEAYERIGDLYYGSFNDCAKKESMAEDRLVYLAAYDMYQRAGEAKKMAMAKDQFPSKEDIFLVNWSAGDTQRVGCWIGESVTIRTRD; encoded by the coding sequence ATGATGAAAAAGTTAGTAGCGCCCATTTTTCTGTTTGTAGCTCTGTTTGTGAGCCTTACCCCTGCATTTTCACAATGCAAGGAGTGGAAATTCCCGGAAGATCCCGAGATGAAGGCCAAAGCAGAGGAGAAAATTTCACTGTATGATGATTATCGTAAGAACAAAGAATTTGCAAAGGCCAAGCCACACCTGGATTGGCTGTTGAAGAACACACCTGATTTAAATACCAGCATCTATATCAATGGCGCTGAGATTTATCAAAACCTGGCCCGTGCCGAAAAAGACAATGCGAAGCAAAACGTGTTGGTTGATTCCCTGCTTTTGATTCATGATTTACGTATCAAATATTGCGGTGAAGAAGCAAACGTGATTAACAGAAAAGCTTTAGCTGCAGTTATTTTCTGGGCAAACGAAAGTGGTAAAGAAAGATTTGTTCTTGATCTAATGGATCAGGCCTTCAAGCTTAACGGCAACGACATTCTTGATGGAACACTCATTCCATATATGCAGGTTGTGAGAATCAATAAGCTTAAATTGAAAAACCTGACAGATGATGAAGTGCTTGAACGTTATGACGTAATTCAAAGTATTCTTGATACGAAAATTAAATTGGCCTCAAGCCAAGGAAAGAACGAACTTGTTACCCGTTACAGAACATGGAAAGAAGAAGTTGATAAAATCTTATTTGGTTTGATTGAGATTAATTGCGATTTCGCAAGAACCAAATTGGGTCCAAAATTCAAACAAAATCCTTCTGACCTTGGTCTTGCAAAAAAAATATTCGTATTCATGCTGCAGGACAAGTGTACAGATGATCCATTGTGGTTAGAAGCAGCTGAAAGAATCATTCAAGAAGAAAAGGATTATGGAATCTTGAAAAATGTCGGTATTCGTTACATGGCAATGGAGAATTTCTCCAAGGCATCTGAGAAGTTTAAGCAAGCACTGGAAGTAGCACCCGGTAACTCTGAAAAAGCTGATATCTTAATATACCAAGGAACCATCGAATCCCGAAACGGCTCAAAATCAGCAGCCCGCGATTTGTTTCGTCAAGCATTGGCCGCAGATCCTTCCAAGAAGGAAGCGTACGAAAGAATTGGCGACCTGTACTACGGAAGCTTTAATGACTGTGCCAAGAAGGAAAGCATGGCAGAAGATCGTTTGGTGTATTTAGCTGCTTACGATATGTACCAGCGTGCGGGTGAAGCCAAGAAAATGGCCATGGCTAAAGACCAATTTCCTTCGAAAGAAGATATCTTTTTGGTGAACTGGTCGGCAGGCGATACCCAACGCGTAGGCTGCTGGATTGGTGAATCGGTAACCATTCGTACAAGAGACTAA
- a CDS encoding type III pantothenate kinase, whose amino-acid sequence MNLVIDSGNTSTKVAIFDQENLVEKRVLSSVGELENYLQQTKAENLIVSSVNADADHLINLATHVRKKIKLTSTLPLPVNNLYQTPNTLGVDRIAGACGAIQLFPSKNTLVIDAGTCITYDFVDSKHNYHGGGISPGLAMRFKAVHTFTAKLPLVVPKADPELIGNSTESCIQSGITLGMVDEIDGIIDRYRAKYPELQVILCGGDVPFFENQLKAAIFACPNLVLIGLNRILLHNVVN is encoded by the coding sequence ATGAACCTGGTAATTGATTCCGGCAATACATCAACGAAGGTAGCCATTTTCGATCAGGAAAATCTTGTTGAAAAAAGAGTGTTGTCATCTGTTGGTGAGTTGGAAAATTATCTTCAACAAACAAAAGCAGAAAACCTGATTGTGAGTTCTGTGAATGCGGATGCAGATCACCTGATAAACCTGGCGACACACGTCAGAAAAAAAATCAAACTCACCTCAACGTTGCCATTGCCCGTCAATAACCTTTACCAAACGCCCAACACATTGGGTGTCGACCGAATTGCCGGAGCATGCGGAGCGATACAACTTTTTCCCTCAAAAAATACTCTTGTCATAGATGCAGGCACGTGTATCACGTACGATTTTGTGGATAGCAAGCATAACTACCATGGCGGTGGCATCTCGCCCGGATTAGCTATGCGCTTTAAGGCTGTGCATACGTTTACTGCTAAACTGCCGTTAGTAGTGCCTAAAGCTGATCCGGAGTTGATCGGAAATAGCACCGAAAGCTGTATTCAGAGTGGCATAACCTTGGGTATGGTTGATGAAATTGATGGTATAATTGACCGATATCGGGCAAAATATCCCGAATTACAGGTGATTTTATGTGGTGGAGATGTACCCTTTTTTGAAAACCAACTGAAAGCGGCCATATTTGCGTGCCCAAATCTGGTGCTGATAGGTTTAAACCGAATTTTATTACATAATGTCGTTAACTAA
- a CDS encoding inositol monophosphatase family protein yields MIPLAALEKDVIQLCREVGAFIRKEAAEFDRSKIEFKEGFNNLVSYVDKEAEFRLVEALKKFIPASGFVTEEGTADASKDQEYIWIIDPLDGTTNFMHGLPVFAISIALAYKNKVVLGVVYDVSNNDCYHAIENQPAFCNDLQIHVSSVNTLRESLLATGFPYYHFDKRDVYLDIIKLFLEETHGIRRLGSAAMDLAYVASGKMDGFFEYNLNAWDVAAGAFLVQQAGGKVTDFSGGDNFLYGGELIAAGGVHAQMQEVIQSRWFKK; encoded by the coding sequence ATGATACCGTTGGCTGCTTTAGAAAAAGATGTAATTCAACTTTGTCGCGAGGTGGGCGCTTTCATCCGCAAAGAGGCTGCTGAATTTGATCGTTCAAAAATTGAATTTAAAGAGGGCTTTAACAACCTGGTTTCTTATGTAGATAAGGAAGCAGAATTCCGCCTGGTAGAGGCCTTGAAAAAATTTATTCCAGCCAGTGGTTTTGTTACGGAAGAAGGAACGGCTGATGCATCGAAAGATCAGGAATACATCTGGATCATTGATCCGTTAGACGGAACAACCAACTTTATGCATGGTTTACCGGTATTTGCCATTAGCATTGCCTTGGCCTACAAGAACAAAGTAGTATTGGGTGTAGTGTATGATGTTTCGAATAATGATTGTTACCATGCGATTGAAAATCAACCGGCCTTTTGTAACGATCTTCAAATTCATGTTTCATCTGTTAACACCTTGCGCGAAAGTTTGCTGGCAACGGGCTTCCCATATTACCACTTCGATAAGCGCGATGTATACCTGGATATCATAAAATTATTTCTGGAAGAAACGCACGGCATACGCAGGTTGGGCAGTGCCGCTATGGACCTGGCATATGTGGCCAGCGGAAAAATGGATGGTTTCTTTGAATATAACCTTAATGCATGGGATGTTGCCGCAGGTGCATTCCTTGTTCAACAAGCCGGTGGAAAAGTTACAGACTTTTCAGGCGGTGATAATTTTTTGTATGGTGGAGAGTTAATTGCTGCAGGAGGTGTGCACGCCCAGATGCAGGAAGTGATTCAATCGCGGTGGTTTAAGAAGTAA
- a CDS encoding DUF493 family protein — protein sequence MDHSVESFRTKLDQHYSWPSLYMFKFIVPKGKEIEVRNIFPTHDITEKASSQGNYTSITVQIMAPSSDVVIEIYQKAATIEGLIAL from the coding sequence ATGGACCACTCAGTTGAATCTTTCCGTACAAAACTTGACCAACACTATAGCTGGCCATCGTTGTATATGTTTAAATTCATTGTTCCAAAAGGCAAGGAGATCGAAGTAAGAAACATTTTCCCAACACACGATATTACCGAAAAGGCGTCCAGCCAGGGTAATTATACCAGTATTACCGTTCAGATTATGGCCCCCTCCAGTGATGTCGTTATCGAAATCTACCAGAAAGCTGCCACCATTGAAGGATTGATTGCCCTCTAG
- a CDS encoding ABC transporter permease, whose amino-acid sequence MVKNYLKTAFRNLWREKGSAFINISGLTLGITSSLVLFLLIKHSISFDTFHTNRDRIYRVVSQSQGNDGLHFTPGVPAVLPDAFATDFPEAKQVTFTSYRAGSLVTIPQPDGEPKKYDESSGVVYAQPNFFSIFDRKILIGDAEKGLDEPNEVILSERAAIKYFGKADAIGEVVRFENQEYRVTAIMENYPDNTDFPFDVMLSYSTIKSSNERGWGSTWSDEQCYILLDEAVSISQLEARIPAFVEKHLGDDNPNQRTFLFQPLREIHFEDRFGNYNYNTTPRPVLIALSLIAVFLILTACINFINLSTAEAIKRSKEVGIRKSLGGTRLQLVMQFLGETTLLTLTSVLFSLAFTQVALSFLNPFMEKNLALNLSTDPYVWVFLTTITVVVSLLSGLYPSFVVSGYNPALALKNLISNKNSSGYNLRRSLVVFQFFISQFFIIGTIVLIRQMDFIQQRDLGFAKEAIISVPIPERENPEDNDGSSKMRTLRNELAALAGINLVSLNNTPPASGSVSGTGFTIAGSDENYGTQLKLVDGNYLDLFQLELLAGTKLADGDTATGFIVNEKLVQTVGINDIHEIIGKELSVWGNTLPVIGVVKDFNTVSLSQPIEPVVMFNRISNYGNLSVKLNGADFQETIATIQKKWEATYPDHIFSYEFLDEQIRSFYDGQRRISILLTIFTSMAIFIGCLGLFGLATFMATQKTKEIGIRKILGASVNSIILKFSREFVLLIGLGFVLAAPAAWLLMREYLNQFAYRIELGPVIFLVGIGITLIIALLTVGYKSFKAATVNPVDSLRYE is encoded by the coding sequence ATGGTAAAGAATTACCTCAAAACTGCTTTCCGGAATCTTTGGCGTGAGAAAGGAAGCGCATTTATTAATATTTCAGGACTTACCCTGGGCATTACCAGTTCATTGGTTTTATTCCTCTTGATAAAACACTCCATCAGTTTTGATACCTTTCATACAAATCGGGATCGGATTTATCGGGTTGTTTCGCAATCACAAGGAAACGATGGGTTGCATTTCACTCCCGGAGTACCTGCGGTGTTACCCGATGCCTTTGCAACGGATTTCCCTGAGGCGAAACAAGTAACTTTTACCTCGTATCGGGCCGGAAGTTTGGTTACCATTCCGCAGCCGGATGGTGAGCCAAAGAAGTATGATGAGAGTAGCGGGGTTGTATATGCGCAACCTAATTTCTTTAGCATTTTCGACCGCAAGATTTTGATTGGCGATGCCGAGAAAGGGTTGGATGAACCAAATGAAGTAATTCTTTCAGAACGGGCTGCCATCAAATATTTTGGAAAAGCAGATGCGATAGGAGAGGTTGTCAGGTTTGAAAACCAGGAATACCGCGTAACAGCCATCATGGAAAATTATCCGGATAACACGGATTTTCCATTTGATGTGATGCTATCATACAGCACAATTAAAAGTAGCAACGAGCGAGGATGGGGAAGCACCTGGAGTGATGAACAATGTTACATCCTGTTGGATGAGGCTGTGAGCATTTCTCAATTGGAGGCCCGCATACCTGCATTTGTGGAAAAACATTTGGGTGACGATAATCCCAACCAACGCACTTTCCTTTTTCAACCACTACGCGAAATTCATTTTGAGGATCGGTTCGGAAATTACAATTATAACACCACACCGCGTCCGGTACTTATTGCATTAAGCCTCATTGCCGTGTTTCTGATCCTAACAGCGTGTATAAATTTCATTAACCTGTCAACAGCAGAAGCAATAAAGCGTTCAAAAGAAGTGGGTATACGTAAATCGTTGGGCGGCACAAGACTTCAGCTGGTTATGCAATTTTTGGGTGAAACAACCTTGCTCACGCTGACTTCCGTTTTATTTTCGCTTGCCTTTACCCAGGTGGCGCTGAGTTTCTTAAATCCATTTATGGAAAAGAACCTGGCCTTAAACCTCAGCACTGATCCTTATGTATGGGTATTCTTAACCACCATTACCGTTGTGGTATCCTTGCTGTCGGGTTTGTATCCTTCCTTTGTTGTTTCGGGGTATAACCCGGCATTGGCGTTGAAAAATCTGATCAGTAATAAAAATTCCTCAGGTTATAATCTTCGCAGAAGCCTGGTAGTTTTTCAATTCTTCATTTCACAGTTCTTTATTATAGGTACGATTGTGCTGATCCGGCAAATGGATTTCATTCAGCAACGCGATTTGGGATTTGCAAAGGAGGCCATTATTTCGGTTCCTATTCCCGAGCGGGAGAATCCTGAGGACAATGATGGCTCCAGCAAGATGCGAACGTTAAGAAATGAATTGGCAGCACTTGCGGGCATAAATCTGGTAAGCCTGAACAATACACCACCGGCTTCTGGTAGTGTTTCTGGTACCGGTTTTACCATAGCGGGCAGTGACGAAAATTATGGGACACAACTCAAGTTGGTGGACGGCAATTACCTCGATTTATTTCAACTTGAATTATTAGCCGGCACCAAACTGGCAGATGGCGATACGGCAACAGGTTTTATCGTTAATGAGAAGTTGGTACAGACGGTTGGCATCAACGACATTCACGAAATTATCGGAAAAGAACTGAGCGTATGGGGCAACACACTTCCGGTAATTGGTGTAGTGAAGGATTTCAATACGGTGTCCTTATCGCAACCTATAGAGCCTGTTGTGATGTTTAACCGGATATCGAACTATGGAAATTTATCTGTTAAGTTGAATGGAGCGGATTTTCAGGAGACCATTGCCACAATTCAAAAAAAGTGGGAAGCAACTTATCCGGATCATATTTTCAGCTATGAATTTTTAGATGAGCAAATCCGATCCTTCTATGATGGTCAACGAAGAATTTCAATACTGCTAACCATCTTTACCTCCATGGCTATTTTTATAGGTTGCCTGGGCTTGTTCGGTTTAGCCACCTTCATGGCCACGCAGAAAACAAAAGAAATTGGTATACGAAAAATATTGGGTGCCTCTGTGAATAGCATTATCCTCAAATTTTCACGCGAATTTGTTTTACTGATTGGTTTGGGGTTTGTATTGGCGGCCCCAGCAGCGTGGCTTTTAATGCGTGAATACCTGAATCAGTTTGCGTACCGAATTGAATTAGGCCCCGTAATTTTTCTTGTGGGTATTGGCATTACCTTGATTATTGCGTTGCTGACAGTTGGGTATAAATCGTTTAAAGCGGCTACGGTTAATCCGGTAGACTCTTTGCGCTATGAATAA
- a CDS encoding 4a-hydroxytetrahydrobiopterin dehydratase, with protein MWKTENNKLIKKFVFKDFTEAFGFMTKVALVAEKMNHHPTWSNTWNTVSFELCTHDAGNTVTEKDLKLAEAIDALAS; from the coding sequence ATGTGGAAGACGGAAAACAATAAATTGATTAAGAAATTCGTATTCAAAGACTTTACTGAGGCCTTCGGATTTATGACGAAAGTGGCATTGGTAGCTGAAAAAATGAATCACCACCCCACCTGGTCGAACACCTGGAATACCGTAAGCTTTGAACTATGTACCCATGATGCCGGTAACACCGTAACCGAAAAAGATTTAAAACTGGCTGAAGCCATTGATGCATTGGCTTCATGA